One part of the Mangrovibacillus cuniculi genome encodes these proteins:
- a CDS encoding sigma-70 family RNA polymerase sigma factor: protein MEQETIVLIKQAKSGNNQAFEQVMRLHQTRLYKIAFTYFHNEHDAIEAVQETTYRAYKQIKKLRDPAHISAWLTRILFNYCHDEFRKRQKLVVTEKVNGEAQVDDNSISYDIRSAVLSLEEPYKHVITLRYFHDLPVEEIAYIMDRPKGTIKTWIRKGLSTLKGELTEEGESLREKHS, encoded by the coding sequence TTGGAACAAGAGACAATAGTTTTAATAAAACAAGCAAAAAGCGGCAACAATCAAGCTTTTGAACAGGTCATGCGTTTGCATCAAACACGTCTTTATAAAATAGCTTTTACTTATTTCCATAATGAACATGATGCGATAGAAGCGGTACAAGAAACAACTTATAGAGCATACAAGCAGATAAAAAAGCTAAGAGATCCAGCTCATATCTCGGCTTGGCTAACCAGAATTTTGTTTAATTATTGCCATGATGAGTTCAGAAAACGACAGAAGCTGGTTGTCACAGAAAAAGTGAACGGTGAAGCGCAAGTGGACGATAATTCTATCTCCTATGACATACGTAGTGCTGTTCTTTCTTTAGAAGAACCATATAAGCATGTTATTACGTTACGATACTTTCATGATTTACCTGTTGAAGAGATTGCTTATATTATGGACCGTCCAAAAGGAACGATAAAAACATGGATACGTAAAGGGTTGTCTACGCTAAAAGGGGAGCTAACAGAGGAAGGAGAAAGCCTACGTGAGAAACATTCGTGA
- a CDS encoding methyl-accepting chemotaxis protein → MKLKLGTKINIMVTSIILVLSTVIGFVVHHEITQGVKEFAVEKAKGDLALAYRYIDTHYPGNWEIKDDKLYKGSVLMNDNFDLVDTIGRDTGDTVTIFQGNTRVATNVIKEGNRAVGTTASPEVTEAVITKGETFYGEADVVGQMYQTAYMPIKDGNNQTIGIFYVGASQNIINKIISSFFTTFLPIIVLMIVIAGTSVFVFTAKINKRLRKITEGVKLAGNGDFTSTIDDKAGDELSTLSVHFNDMTKNLKEMMNEVMNTSEQVAASSEELTASAEQTSKASETIAESIQEVASGADGATTSIKTSAISLEEVSLGIQDIVKNANTISKVSLQATSKANNGGELVTRTVQQIEAISSSVKSSGEAIKSLDQRSKEIGDITNVISSIAEQTNLLALNAAIEAARAGEHGKGFAVVADEVRKLAEQSQRSSSQITALIQEIQKDMVQSNNSMKQVTVEVEDGLKIVGLTEQNFQEILEIMNSLTNQIKVMVEATDKVSINTDEVTLHFKDLTAISDDASMHSQNVAAAAEQQMASMEEISASAHALSNLAEGLSGMINRFQV, encoded by the coding sequence ATGAAGCTCAAACTAGGAACAAAAATAAACATCATGGTAACCAGCATAATCTTGGTTTTATCTACTGTCATTGGGTTTGTTGTTCACCATGAAATTACGCAAGGTGTGAAAGAATTTGCGGTAGAAAAAGCAAAAGGAGATCTAGCGTTAGCCTATCGTTACATAGATACTCACTATCCAGGTAACTGGGAAATAAAGGATGATAAACTATACAAAGGATCTGTTTTAATGAATGACAACTTCGACTTAGTAGATACCATTGGAAGGGATACAGGAGATACAGTAACTATCTTTCAAGGTAATACACGCGTCGCTACGAATGTCATTAAAGAAGGAAATAGAGCAGTAGGCACAACGGCTTCTCCTGAAGTAACAGAAGCGGTCATTACCAAAGGAGAGACCTTCTATGGAGAGGCAGACGTGGTAGGACAAATGTATCAAACTGCGTATATGCCAATTAAAGATGGAAATAACCAAACGATTGGTATTTTTTATGTAGGAGCTTCCCAAAATATTATTAATAAAATTATATCTAGCTTTTTCACAACGTTTTTACCTATTATTGTATTAATGATTGTGATAGCAGGAACGAGTGTTTTTGTCTTTACTGCTAAAATAAATAAGAGATTAAGGAAGATCACAGAAGGTGTTAAACTAGCAGGAAATGGTGATTTTACTTCAACTATTGATGATAAAGCAGGAGATGAATTAAGTACACTTTCGGTTCATTTTAATGATATGACAAAAAATCTTAAAGAAATGATGAACGAAGTGATGAACACATCTGAGCAAGTAGCTGCTTCCTCAGAAGAATTAACTGCAAGTGCAGAACAAACTAGCAAAGCTTCAGAAACAATTGCAGAGTCTATTCAAGAAGTAGCTAGTGGTGCAGATGGCGCTACTACGAGTATTAAGACTAGTGCAATTTCTTTAGAAGAAGTTAGCCTTGGAATTCAAGATATTGTGAAAAATGCCAATACTATCTCAAAAGTTAGTTTACAGGCAACTTCTAAAGCTAATAATGGAGGAGAATTAGTTACTAGAACCGTTCAACAAATTGAAGCAATCAGTAGTTCGGTAAAGTCTAGTGGAGAAGCTATCAAGTCATTAGACCAAAGATCAAAGGAAATTGGAGACATTACAAATGTAATCTCCTCTATCGCAGAACAAACTAATCTTTTAGCTCTGAACGCGGCAATTGAAGCAGCACGAGCAGGGGAGCATGGAAAAGGTTTTGCAGTCGTAGCAGACGAGGTAAGGAAATTGGCTGAACAATCACAACGCTCTTCTTCACAAATAACTGCTTTAATTCAAGAAATACAAAAAGACATGGTCCAATCCAACAACTCTATGAAACAAGTAACAGTGGAAGTGGAGGATGGGTTAAAGATAGTAGGTCTAACAGAACAAAACTTCCAAGAAATCTTAGAGATTATGAATTCCTTAACAAATCAAATTAAAGTGATGGTAGAGGCGACAGATAAGGTATCGATAAATACGGATGAAGTCACTTTGCACTTTAAAGACCTGACAGCTATTTCTGATGATGCATCCATGCACTCTCAAAACGTAGCAGCTGCGGCAGAGCAGCAGATGGCCTCAATGGAAGAAATCTCTGCGTCAGCACATGCTCTTTCTAACTTGGCGGAGGGGCTGAGTGGAATGATTAATAGATTTCAGGTTTAA
- a CDS encoding DUF421 domain-containing protein, with protein MDWIWKAILIVMAGTLLLRLAGRKSLSQMTLAQTVIMIGIGSLLIQPVAGKNIWTTIGVGLVLVITLMVIEYLQVKVNMFEKFITGKSKILVENGVINEKNFKKLRFTVDQLEMKLRQQGISKIADVKWATLEPNGQMGFELMDHAKPVTMQEYSVLLMQLQQLKSHFGIPPYKSPSKNAMEDMDIFSEVKDSVDKHSSEALQ; from the coding sequence ATGGATTGGATATGGAAAGCCATTCTTATTGTAATGGCCGGGACTTTGTTGTTACGCTTAGCTGGAAGGAAATCACTTTCCCAAATGACATTAGCTCAAACGGTCATCATGATTGGGATTGGTTCATTATTAATACAACCAGTAGCAGGAAAAAACATTTGGACTACTATAGGTGTTGGATTAGTCTTAGTTATTACGTTAATGGTAATAGAATACTTACAGGTCAAAGTTAACATGTTCGAAAAATTTATAACTGGGAAATCCAAGATATTAGTAGAAAATGGAGTAATTAACGAAAAGAACTTTAAAAAATTACGATTTACTGTTGATCAACTAGAAATGAAGTTACGACAACAAGGAATTAGTAAAATAGCTGATGTGAAATGGGCTACATTAGAACCCAATGGACAGATGGGGTTTGAATTGATGGACCATGCTAAACCAGTTACGATGCAGGAGTATTCAGTTCTGCTGATGCAATTGCAACAACTGAAGAGTCATTTTGGGATTCCACCTTATAAAAGTCCTTCCAAAAATGCTATGGAAGATATGGATATTTTCAGTGAGGTAAAGGACAGTGTTGATAAACATTCCTCGGAGGCACTGCAATAA
- a CDS encoding DUF1761 domain-containing protein: MFTLSLTALLVGAFVYMLYGGIYYSILLKNKKNHPVAYVVSIIIAFISSFLVGFLVQAAGVEGIFNGGMIGLIIGFLISLMYVKNTMFKLIERKYFYIAIGDHLVIFTILGAVHGYFM; encoded by the coding sequence ATGTTTACTCTTTCGCTAACAGCATTACTAGTAGGTGCATTTGTGTACATGCTATACGGTGGAATATATTACTCCATCTTACTAAAAAACAAAAAAAATCATCCCGTGGCTTACGTTGTATCTATCATAATCGCATTCATCAGTTCTTTTCTGGTCGGATTTCTCGTACAAGCAGCAGGTGTAGAAGGTATCTTCAATGGGGGTATGATTGGACTAATAATTGGGTTTCTTATCAGTTTAATGTATGTAAAAAACACGATGTTTAAATTAATAGAAAGAAAATACTTTTATATAGCAATTGGGGATCATCTTGTTATTTTTACGATTCTTGGTGCTGTTCACGGTTATTTTATGTAA
- a CDS encoding restriction endonuclease: protein MDLEFFDGFKMGLDLIWSMLTADPLLTIGIIVFIGVFLIFAFIVNTLRELELRKSGIVEVDKMSGRKFEEYLHALLKAKGYNVQLTPVSGDYGADLVITAKAKKIVVQAKRYKKNVGVKAIQEVASAKCYYKADECWVITNSFFTEQAKKLANSNQVRLVDRKELMDWMLQENKGDRGIGRTTG from the coding sequence ATGGATCTTGAGTTCTTTGACGGATTTAAAATGGGCTTAGACCTAATATGGTCTATGTTAACAGCTGATCCTTTATTAACTATAGGGATAATAGTATTTATTGGTGTTTTTTTAATATTTGCATTTATAGTTAATACGCTGAGAGAACTAGAACTTAGAAAGTCAGGTATCGTAGAAGTCGATAAAATGTCGGGAAGGAAGTTTGAAGAATACCTTCATGCATTATTAAAAGCAAAAGGATATAATGTACAGTTAACACCAGTAAGTGGAGACTATGGCGCGGACTTAGTAATTACTGCAAAAGCTAAGAAAATTGTTGTTCAAGCGAAAAGGTATAAGAAAAATGTTGGAGTGAAAGCGATTCAGGAAGTAGCTTCAGCAAAATGCTATTATAAAGCAGATGAGTGCTGGGTGATAACTAATAGCTTCTTTACAGAACAAGCTAAAAAATTGGCAAATTCAAACCAAGTACGGTTGGTTGATCGTAAGGAGCTAATGGATTGGATGCTACAAGAAAACAAAGGGGATAGAGGGATTGGTAGGACTACGGGGTAA